The DNA window tttttaatttaatgtaaGCCTAACAGGGTAAAAATCACTTGATGCAAGAATATATTATCTGGGAGTTGGgctatttatttcttttcaggtggtgATCGACTCCAAGCAGACAGCATACATGCATATAAGTTACAACACTAGCTgtagattttctttttaaataaagagaGTTGCTGGTCATGTACATGATTTGATTGGTGAGAAAGCAAGGTTTTAagtttacagctaatttcctaatgcatgtaaagcaaaactttttttggcttgcttgctttgtttgtataattgtttatacaagatTTTTTAATAAGATTGGCATCTTTAAACAACATGtttaggcatagtttaacctgtatatataatatttgaatttaattgggtgttatcctaatgattgtgcaatataaaaacaaagcaagcaagctaactgaagtcttgctctacatgctttaggaaattagctgtaagaGACTGGAAAGCCTCATTCAAGGGCTGAAAAACATTGGAGCAAAAGGAGGGGTTCCACAAAGATTTTTTAATCTTACCAACTctgtattttaaagatttaaatgttttattaatttaatagaTTGTTAgttatagaaaatataattcaataGGTTAAAAGGAAGATCGTATCAATATCCAGGTATAACCCAACTCAGAACACAGTTCTGACTAAACCATGGAGAATTGCTCTATCTTTCTTTCtaggatatatatataacaaccaACCAATCCTAAGATTGAAATGcacctttatttaaaaattttaattgataatttgaaataatcGTTCAGGCTTAATTTCCAAAAAACACTTCTACCTAACAAATTTTAATGATATGACTCCCCAATTACAATTAATTCTGGAACAACCCTTAGTTATAACCATCCAAATGAACagcataaaataaatacaatacctCATTATCTTGATCATTGGGATCAGCTTTATGTTCCATTAAAACAGACATACAATTAACATAGCCACCATAGGCTGCACATTGGAGAGGTGTtcgtctgaaaaaaaaacaacagatttATTAATACTGAAAATATAATGCCATAATAAATTTAATGTAGCAAATCTTACTAATGGTATAGCTTGTTGTTTTAGGTGTGAGCCAAGCTAGGTATTGAAGACCTTACTTTCActtatgatggtttacttttactaattgtgacttggagggaatgttgtctcattggcactcataacacatGTTCTTATATCCATATACTGTGtattcatttctttaatttggAACAAGTTTTTGTGGATTAAAGATAATagtattttttatcaaagataATTGATTTCAtgcagaaaatttataataacttGAATGTTTAAATTCATGGCTTTCCTATACCCACGAAATCCAAACGGAAATTAGTACCCGtcccacgaataataatgaatccacagtatttaaaaattaatttaaacttaaattttttttatacaaaagttggaatatttaaaagatttatattaaCTGTATCATCTTAGATTTACATGACTTCAAAGAACTTTCATAGTAATTAACAAAGTTTggaatatatattgaaaaagatGGATTGACCAAAAAACACAACTTTTGTGGTTCTCGGTTAACAATATCTTACCCATTATGATCCCTAAAATTTGGATCCACACCATATTTGATTAAAGTTTGACAAATGTATGCATGGCCTCCTAATGCTGCCCTAAAATGAGagacaaaatcacaaaataagCATATTTTTCTTCGTGATAACTACAGATAAATGTTACAAGAATTGAGTTAAAGCTCTTTCTTTAGAAAAAGCTATGATAGCTAACAAACTATGTTTTTCCTTCTCACACTGATTATCGGACTACAGataaattatcacgttgtgattgtttaaacgccgtcacgtggtgaccccctatgagaacgtatggggttagtaagtttcataggGGGTTCAAGACGTGTTAATGGTGACGTCATCTATTgatgttgttgtgttttattgtttatttttcaacaaaacgcagtTTGGCATCCGATAAATTCGAAGAACGTTTATTTAAACTACCGACCCCCTacagatccatagagggtgaataaaattatggattttactaaccctctatggatccgtaagggggtcagtagcgaaccatataacttgtaatattttgtttatcaagaAATCAATTCCATCAATTAATTTAATAGATATATATGGATATCAATCTTTTTTTGCAAATTTCACTTTGCCTCAAATCATAAATAGCTGTTTAAGTGAATGGAACCAAGATTGttgttttaatctattcatCACATAAGTTCATAGTATACAGTATTTAACTCACCAGTGTAAAGAAGACCTGCCATCATGATCCAATACATCAACCCGTGCACCATAATCTATAAGAGTCTGAACCACATCTGTGTGGCCCATCTCACAGGCCCTAAATAATGGGGTATGTTTAAGAAGGTCTGGAGCATCAATCAGTGCACCATGGTCCAGTAATATCTTGACCGTTGAAGCATGACCAGAAAGTGCTGCAGCATGTAATGCTGAAAAGAGAAAActaatcttcaatgttttagaatctaatgcattctgggtaatattttcaaaagttcaCCAAAAGGCTTGTGATTGGTTAACAACATCCTCAGCAATGGCAATTTAAACAATAGTGgtgtgtttttttacatttcgaTGTACATTAAACATCTAAAATCCTACTTCatagatttttaaatatatcagaaagtttgatatttaatttcttgtctTTCTAAAAAATGTGTATAATTTATGTTACATCCTACACAAACATCTAGCTAATATTCATGAGAAACTAGATAGCCAAAATGACCTGGTTTTCAATTACAAACCTAAACATTAGTTCTAACAAACTTACTTCATAATAGACTACGGTAAACAAGTTGTTAAAGTAATAGTTATAATACTAACCAGTGCCACCATTTTTATCCACTTGTTGAATATCTACATCAGACCTTAAGAAAACAGTGACAACATCATCAGCACCTTTCCCTCCCGCCCACATAAATGCTGACCTCCCTTCCACATCAGGTTCATCTACAACTATCTTATATGTCAGGAACACACCTACTGTATCCTAAAATAGAAACATAAACAAGTCAATACAAATATCGTTGTATTCCTACACTTAAGGATTACACAGATGCAGATtgagtgatttattttttatttaatttgtttaatatttattttctgtcaaatatttttggtatggttgtttcttttaaacttttttcattttgtcaaattttcttcaccaatttttatgattatttctgCCATTGTGTTGAACCTTGGATTTATATTCTGTTATTCTTCATGGATTGTCAGAGGAGAACTAGTAATTTTGTGAATATCAAATTTCATGGTAATGCTATCATGGCTATAATCTGCATCCAgccttatagtaatgtgaacatttgaatttatggtTCACCggtacccatgaaaattggtattcaacaaataattatgatatgGAGTATATCCTTCATTGACCTCTTTCCATGTTTCCAAGCTCTTCTGAACTTctgacttttttttcttcccagaactctttttatttacaatcagTGGTATTATCATAACAAGCATGTATATACTGGTTGATAATTTTGAGTAACAAATGAATTGATGTTGAATCATTAATGAAATCACTGCTTATAATACACAAACTTACAGAATGATTATTTTGAGCGGCATAGTGAAGGGGCGTGGCACCATTTGCATCTGCAGAAGCGTAATCTCCACCATTGTCTAATAGAAGGGAAACAATTCCTGAGTGACCTAAATATAgatacaaaatacaaacatattatttgttttagacCAAATCCCATTTCTATATTCAATTTGTTAATTAAAGAAAAGCATTAATTCATAATTCATAATTGACATTATTTACACCTTTCAATGCTTGATGgaataaatatcaaatcaaatatcatattttgtacCTGGCAGATCCAgagcaatgtaaaacaaactcagattttgaatgaaatcataattgtatatatttgtcaaatttgtatGCAACATCcacttttttcaatataaaatgcaatgagttttgattttgtgtttACACAACCTTTCTAagaaaattatatcaatatttccAATGTCCAGATTTCAGTTTTGctgtttgaaaatattgtagTAAAATTTATCAGACAaaggaaaaataatatttccatACAATTAATTTTCTGTTATCACTTAATCAATCTTTTAGATGAAAATATCACAGATCAGATCATTTTAAacataacacatttttttaattctttttgtttgtaatttgaacattttttaattttctttttttttatcatttgaacattttgtcattttctattGCAGTTGTTTCCCTTTGTCTTTAAGCAATGTAAAAACAACagttaattaaaatattaactcACTTACTTTATAAACATCAAGTATGAAAACATGAGTTTCCAAAATATTCaattctttgattttgtaatttgacagttttatatcaatttttattacagttatttccctttgactGTAAGCTATGTACAGGCACCATTAGAAACTGAAAACATTAACATACTCACTAAACCTGAAATCAGTGATAAGCTTCTTACCTAAAACTGCAGCCCAGTGGAGAGGTGTCCTAAACATGTTATCTAAAGCTGATATATTACTATTCACAACAGAAATCTGAAATATAGtattcattataatttataatatatatatatgcaaactAATTTCTTTCATTGGGTTATTATGTTCTATTGGGAATTCtagttattttaaatacattaaagAAATTTCAAATACTTCTgtcaatttgtaatgaaaaagaaatatatagattCTACTAGTACTGCATCATGTCtgatatgatatttctccaCTTGAGACGGTTGAATTTTCATATTCCAAATCTAGGTTTATTgagaagttttaaaatataaaagtttcgagagtggagaaatactATATTGCAAGAGTTTCAGAGATTAAACTTGTTCGTCTAATGATTTGGGACTTCATCATTGTGTAATTCAATGATTTTCAAACAGATGGGTTCTTATAAATGAGAGATGTTGTCAGCTTGCATGTTCACCTCTTTTTTTTAAGAGATGtaagaaatattacaaaatttgtgaagacaataatttatttttttatcattaaattctTTCAAATTTGCTTTGGTCTTTTTGTGTGATAGTTTcaatttctctaatttttgtgctatttttacatttcctgACCCATGTGAGAAAATATTTCTCCGAACTAGTGAAAAATTTGTTCCTCAGCAAATGATAAGTctaaatttgattatgacgtctaaatgttttgttttcttctgaattttcctaaTGTGACGTCATGgaaaaaggcgaccatgtctgatgacgtcgcatataaagaacacaagtttctgaaaatctttgaaaaagaaggataaaaatcattagagaaacagattctacactataactcgtgtattacgatatttctccactttcgacagttaaattttagttatttacagagaataaaaaaacaaatgggtCAGATCTTTAGCACAATAACCATCAAACTATGCTGCCTTCAGATCTAGACTTACTAGCACTTTTACAATAGATTCATTCCCATCAGCCACTGCTAGATGTAAGGCTGTTCTCCCTTCATAATCTGGCCAGTTTATAACTGTTGGGGTGGTTTCCTagaaaaataaagcaaattgtaaataaatgtttggAAAGCATCTACAATGATAGCTACATGAACAATATATTCTAATTCTACctcaaatgacaattttttttctctctaaattatcaaacatacatagaaaacaaaatattgagcATCATGAGCACAAGTGAAAGGTGCAGACAAATCTGCTTTCATGTTACTCCTGTTAAATTTAATGATGACATAACCTGTGACAAGGCATATGtacagtgatctatagttgttaatctcTGTGTCCTTTGGtcccttgtggagagttgtctcattggcaaacataccacctcatcttttgtatatatacaattgCAGATTAACAGAATCATTTTACTATTTTAGTATGCCcgttaaatatttcaaaatttataaaaaaagcatacatgagggacgcctctgggtgcgggaatttctccaTACATTGAAGACATGTAggtgatcttctgctgttgtttttttctacggtcgggttgttgtctcttcgacacattccccatttccattctcaattttatgataattaatcagtttaaattttgattcgGATACTTTCTATTgtaaatgtacattttacaaCCCCCCATAAGTTTCATAAATTTGGGATATCATTGATTGCCATGTTTTTAAGAGGAGAGGGGGGATATTACAAATCTGCCTTCACTCATAAAACATTGgatactatggattcatttattttcgtgggtatcaattttagTGTATAAcagaaatttttcattttgttggatatttgatttcgtggtttcgTCTAAGTCTGTATACAACCAAATAGCAAATTTGtgattcgttgaacatttaatatgTGGTTTGCTTGTAGCAacgaaaacaaagaaaattggtatcccatgaataataatgaatccacactTCTAGAAATGGGTTATCTTTCACAACACTAACCAATATAAGTCTAACACAACTAGGTGCATCTGGGTCCATACAACTTGCTGCCCAATGTAAAGGAGTTTTACCTTCAATATCTGGTATACCTATATTAGAATCCTGAAATATATGAACAGAAATGAATTATAGCTTATTTTAGGTTGTCACTCGTAAACAATAACTCTTAGGACAAGATTTGCTTATATTCACCAACAAAAGTCTgttccttatatatatataattatcacTTTTACAAGAATTTGTTCGGTTTTGTAAGAATTGACTTTCATAACTCTTAGATTAgaactttgaatattttgtctttatttttgcTGTGTCTGGTGCAAACTAATCTTGTTGAGTCAAGGCATTTCCAAAACTAGactttagttcttttgtttcaCCTTTGTATAAGTTAGAGATGAGGTTAATTTGAGTTTACAAACATTCTATATTTGCCTGTCAAaagtctgtttttttattagttgaaGATGTctgccatattttttttcttttgttgttttatcataaatcaGACTTTTGACTATTTTGTACCGAGTAATTCTCATTTTGACGTGTCATGGCCTTCTATACAGCTGACTATATAGTATATGTTTTGCTCATGTTTGTGGAAGGCTGTTGGTGAAATTGATAGTTACTTAAATCCATATCATTTGGAATAATGATTACTATCTcatttgaaattataccacatatatccttacttttttttaattttgtgtctCTACTTGTCTATTGTCAAAATGCATTCCTTTCACGAGTTACTTCTGACCATTCAAAAGTTTTTGTTTagatttctttgtttttgttttacatgttttatttttccatttgagCATCGTAAAAAAAATTCCAACCCCTCAAAATACAACACACATTTATTGATCATTGAGAAAATTCTGCTATTACATGTGTCTGTTTGAAATCATTTACTAGTTCTTAAGTTGAGCACTACCTCCTGCTTTgacataaaactttcaaatcTCCTCCCACTTACCTGCTTGATTAAAAGTTTAACATGTTCCACATTGCCATAAGAAGCTGCCCAGTGTAAAGCTGTTCtctgaaagtaaaaaaataaaataaaggctATTAAAACAACTTTTCAAATCTATTTCCAAATAAACTGTCAATAGTGCTCAGTCTATCTATGGTAATAAACATAACTTGAGGAGAGTTTAAAGGtgcagaaaagaaaatagattttCACTTCCTTATTGCTGATTGAGAAAGGTTTTAACAGTAAACACTAATGAATAACCactgtgaaaaaaacacaaaggtAGCATATTTTGATTGAGTCATTGATCATTGGTGTTTAAAGCTTCCATTactttttgctatatttttacTGGTGGGGAAGCAGCAGAGCCTGGAAGGACTATCAATCCTATGGCAAGAAACCCGTCAATCCTATTCAATTAAGTTTGGAGTCAACCACTGCCATGGCATGTCAGTGTTCAAACTCACAAACTCAATGTTGAATTTTTAGATCAATTCCTTCGTTAATTATAACCTGAAACTGGATTCTTTAATGCACAGGTGTAGACTCAAAGACATCTAGCAAACATCTTGCTCAAAATGATGCTATTGGCCGATATATATAATTTCTAGTGTATGATGTGAATGTttgataaatttgtaaaatacaactcaataaaattaagaatggaaatcgggaatgtgtcaaagagacaacaacccgaccaaataaaaccagatgctccgcagggcgtagctttatacgaccgcagaggatGAACCCtaaacggttggggcaagtatggacataacattcaagctggattcagctctaaatttggattgtgattaaatagttgacacagcataggtttctgacacaaaatgaatgtgttctaatgaaattaaaatttttgttttctcttagagcaattcactatgctgttgaatattattcctctcaaaaaaatgtttaaagaaattttctttttatttatgaaatttcaaatgagaaaattgaacccaatttttttaatcacatccccctttcccttattccaaaactaatttcaattaaaatttctaatggagtttgcaacaattactactcatttaaatacatcataaaatattaagatgtaaaaaaactgcttgttatcactgaatggtaaagattatttaaatttatcagttggtagtaaaaagtgaatatacattgtatattgtatatataacaaagatttaagttgattctggacaaagaaagataactccaaataaaaaaaattcttacaattagatatttcttgcttactattctggacaaagaaagataactctaattaaaaacaaaattgctatttcacaatattttgcaataagacatttcttgccattgcgcaatactgtgcaattgaaaagacttgctattgcacaaaacttaatataataattttagatcctgatttggaccaacttgaaaactgggcccataatcaaaaatctaagtacatgtttggattcagcatatcaaagaaccccaagatttcaatttttgttaaaatcaaactaagtttaattttggaccctttggactttaatgtagaccaatttgaaaacaagaccaaaaatgaggaatctacatacacagttagatttggcatatcaaagaaccccatttattcaatttttgatgaaatcaaacaaagtttaattttggaccccgatttggaccaacttgaaaactgggccgataatcaagaatctaagtacatttttagattcagcatatcaaagaacccaaccgattaattttttgtcacaatcaaacgaagtttaattttggaccctttggaccttaatgtagaccaatttgaaaacgggaccaaaagttaaaaatctacatacacagttagattcggcatatcaaagaaccccaattattcaattttgatgaaatcaaacaaagtttaattttggaccctttgggccccttattcctaaactgttgggaccaaaactcccaaaatcattaccaaccttccttttatggtcataaaccttgtgtttaaatttcatagatttctatttacttatactaaagttatggtgcgaaaaccaagaaaaatgcttatttgggtccctttttggaccctaattcctaaactgttgggacctaaactcccaaaatcaataccaaccttccttttgtggtcataaacattgtgtttaaatttcattattttctatttacttaaactaaagttattgtgcgaaaaccaagaataatgcttatttgggcccttttttggcccctaattcctacactgttaaaaaccaaaactcccaaaatcaatcccaacctttcttttgtggtcataaaccttgtgtcaaaatttcatagatttctattaacttaaactaaagttatagtgcgaaaaccaagaaaatgcttatttgggccctttttggcccctaattcctaaaatgttgggaccaaaactcccaaaatcaataccaaccttccttttttggtcataaaccttgttataaaattttatagatttatattcacttttactaaagtaagagtgcgaaaactaaaagtattcggacgacgacgacgacgacaacgacgacgacgcagacgacaacgccaacgtgatagcaatatacgacaaaatttttttcaaaatttgcggtcgtataaaaacaacagaaggtcaccaacaggtctgcaatgtagcgagaaactcccgcacctggaggcatccttcagctggcccctaaacaaatatatactatttcaGAGATAATGAAccccatactaatttccaaattgtacacaagaaacagaTTTGTCTGATTTTGTGTCAGgaatatatatactgtatttttgcttatttattCCTTAGagctgttccagaaaatactatgtcctCCCCAGGGaaggcaatttttttaaatattatgtgggtggttgtatttaaaataccaaaatgcaaAGGGAGTGCTGttctaaattaaattttatttctgtgggtggtaggggttaaaaaaaagtgccgtccctgggggggacatagtattttctggaacagcccttaTCAGGACTACAATGTTTAGTAATCagcagaataaaaaaatataatccacccttcttttttttttatcatacctttttctTGTCCTGATCGTCAATTTCCCCTGGAGACAGTTGCCGTAGTAACAAATTCATGCATTTGGTAGATTTATGTCGTGTACACAGATGGAGAACTGTTTGACCTTCATTATCTTTCTGTTTGATGTCAGCTCCTTTAGATAACAATAACTTCAACAACCGATTATTTCCCtattataaaacacaaaattatatatttaaaatatttttaacatgtataaagatCTTTGCGAAAATATCATTGCATCTTCTcttatataaatacaacaagaaggttagaacatatattgccacaaaatttacttaaagATATGAAcacgaaaataagttggtttacgcTAGTGCCTAACATGCCTAATAAGCTGACTGCAGTAAAATGACACATACACACTTTCAATTGTTTCTACTAATCTTGTTTACAACACTTTTTTAGATTCCTATTGAGTGATTTAGGGcttataataatttaaagaaacaagtcaaatttaaaatattacatcttgACTACTTCATACCCTTTGCTTTGATATGTgtcattgacatatatatatgcaccatgttatattctatttaaaaagtcataaattcaaaaaaaatctttcatagTTTAAAAATCAAGGACATAAGCCATAGAATAGcaatgtgtgttacattttaatattgtgctgttgttctcctcttttatttaatgcttgttcctcggttttagtttgtaacccagattttgttatttgtccatggatttatgagttttgaacagtggtatactactgttgcctttatatatcaaagctcAAAAGTATAACAACTGCTCATGTATAAAGGTTTATAATACTTCACACAATAACATTGAGAAGGAAAAAGTACAAAaagattttgatatattttgggTTCTAAATTAGAgtattatctcccctttcaaacattttttctgTAGTATATTCCTATctaccatatctttttttaatgatatattacATATCTGATGATGCAGCCCAAGCACATTCTAGTTTACTTACTTTATGAGCTGCCCAATGTAGTGCTGTTCTGCCTCCTTTGTCAGATCTATTAACCTGGGTCCCTGCTCGTAATAACAACTCAGCACAATCCAGTCTATCAGCCAACACACAGAACATGAGGGGAGTACGCCCAAACTGGTCACCTGTATCTAATTCCTGAGTACTTGCTAAAATGGAATATACAGAGAAATAAGTATTATCCTTATGAAatacttttattaaacaaaataggCAAGAATTGTTGTTGATGGCAGATTCAGTTTTGAAATATCTAATTCCTGAGTACttgctaaaaataaaatgaaataaacaaaggaaataataaaatgttcttcTCCTCATTAAAATATCAAGGCAGGCAAGAAATTTCTGTTGATGGCTGATTCTGCCTCAAAGTGTCAAGTTTTGCAATAAATCAAATGGCAGGAAAGATTTCATGAAAACAATGAACAGTCACTGGAAAGACATCAGGAATAGAAGAAATagtgaatattttgaaaatgtttataattgtGCTGTTTTCAAGAATCATCATAATCAGATCATATTTTTCTGTTGACCCTTGTGAAAAGTTCTTTTGCTTTCAATGTTAATTACTACAAACAAAGGCTTATACCAGGAGTTTCAAGTAAATTTCCTATTCTTTGGGTGTAatcattgtatttcaaaaaGGGACTTCGGTATTGATGGCAGGTTTTTTAAAGTGTATGTCTATTAAATCTGtgtttatgggccagctgaaggatgcctcagGGTGCGGGactttctcgctgcattgaagacccaatgatggccttcagctgttgtctgctttatgatcgtgttgttgtctctctgacacattccccatttccattctcaattgtattgatattttttcacagGGTTATACATCTTCCTAAGAACATTACAAATTATGCtgagattttgacattttttaaaaggctTTGGTTCTCATTGAAATATAACCTATCTCCTTTTAGTCATTTTACAAACTAAAGCACCTACAGACTATTTGTTTGGCAAGTAAGGCTTTATCTCCATTGACGGCAGCCACATGCATCTGTGTGACTCCTTCCAACTCCTGCTCTGCAATCTCTGCAACGTTGTCCATCCCACCATTCTCCAtctagaaaacaaaatttaaaatacaattcacATGGCTGTTCCAGAAATATGGTAATCGCCTCTCATTAAATGTTTAATCCTTTCctcaatgaaattatttattgcatacttgattcgcataggattttttcactaaaatgctgaaaataaGCTTCAAAGTATTATAGCattgtgaaaaacaaataattaatcaaataaatCTAAGTTAGAGATATTCTTATGAATATCCTTTACATATTGGATACAAGTCAGATGCAGATTTTTCGCAGTCAAAGCGTCTCAACTtaggtactacacaggcgtcattatggagtaaagggggtggcgtcaaacgGACTCATTATGaagtaaagggggtggcgtcaaaaggcgtcattctGAAGGAAAGGGTTAAAGAAATGCCTTAACCTACCCCCCTTTTTGATCAGCTGTTGATAATGTT is part of the Mytilus trossulus isolate FHL-02 chromosome 13, PNRI_Mtr1.1.1.hap1, whole genome shotgun sequence genome and encodes:
- the LOC134695204 gene encoding inversin-like, whose product is MGDNIVTDTQVTGNEMTAVMGAEGPGVTQMENGGMDNVAEIAEQELEGVTQMHVAAVNGDKALLAKQIVSSTQELDTGDQFGRTPLMFCVLADRLDCAELLLRAGTQVNRSDKGGRTALHWAAHKGNNRLLKLLLSKGADIKQKDNEGQTVLHLCTRHKSTKCMNLLLRQLSPGEIDDQDKKKRTALHWAASYGNVEHVKLLIKQDSNIGIPDIEGKTPLHWAASCMDPDAPSCVRLILETTPTVINWPDYEGRTALHLAVADGNESIVKVLISVVNSNISALDNMFRTPLHWAAVLGHSGIVSLLLDNGGDYASADANGATPLHYAAQNNHSDTVGVFLTYKIVVDEPDVEGRSAFMWAGGKGADDVVTVFLRSDVDIQQVDKNGGTALHAAALSGHASTVKILLDHGALIDAPDLLKHTPLFRACEMGHTDVVQTLIDYGARVDVLDHDGRSSLHWAALGGHAYICQTLIKYGVDPNFRDHNGRTPLQCAAYGGYVNCMSVLMEHKADPNDQDNEGMTALHWSCSKGHLDAVKLLMEYRAFPNHMEFTEDRYTPLDYALMGEHHDVAQYMIEQGALSITGIQDIAALKIQSAFRGFRVRKTFTERKRLLMKHEQLKKEAARKRAVEETRKKEDTKHKEEVEERQRPAYVDKTLVTVTHEPKTEQVFAMSYISAKKKREKEVSEQEKLLRSHEGVKNAKSIERQRQKNFRLKQKAAFRIQKAWKKYKMRQFGILTVAKQSIHQLQTQTGAEEFQKQIAALTIQLAWRKYYRRKLLRSLTPNRRQLHLWDPEVITMKQKALVKQIYGEAPPVPFWHPAPKKPARPYWSKWVPSAAALSYNFAVDRYHPLVSKKGFLPSPFIDPQGYPKNFDWNPLEDEDLANNLRSVRVPNTTQSRSRQYSYNISRGGNGYRSSSFV